TACTGGCCCGGATGGATTGCGGGTTAGCCTACGGGTTGAgcatttaatatgaaaatataattaaaattttgaattatatacttatatgaagtatatttggtaatatcaatattaaatactgATATAAAGAAGTAATTatgaaatgcatgatttccatttaattgtaGTCAGATTCATGTGTGCTATTAACTAAACgatatatttatctattttgtttcaattttcaattgctattattttctttctcttgatcacttagataatactcactccgtcccaagataagtgacttgcattcctttttggggtgtcccaatataagtgacctatttctatttttagcaaaaagtcatctttattattttattctccacctactttattctcccttctctcctctacttttccctctcacatactttactctctccactttaacttatttaaataccattccttaaatctcatgcccaaaagaagtaagtaggtcacttatcttgggacggagggagtactttactATTTGCGACAATCtgctttttaataatttagaatattggaTTGGATAGAAATTAGTAACATATAAGATTACTAttggcccgaatagcccgtaggttagctcgaaacccgaacatttagggttagggccgaaaatttataacccgaaaaattcACAGTCCGAATaacccgcacccaaatagcccgacAACCCGAGTGGATTGGCCCGACCTGAGCGGGTTAacccaattgacatccctacctATAAGTGAATTCATAAAAAACTGATTTATAATTGGCTGGGTCGATCCAATAACTAATTtatcattgtatatatattaaatcgATCGTATCATTAGCAATTTGATTAGCATGTTGGACTATCCCGGAAATTGAACATTTAGAGTTAGGATTAAAATGTTTTAACTGATCGATAAAATTTTAGTTCGATTAGCCCATAATATGTGTATGCACATACAGTGTGTGTGCGCTATGTGTAAACAATGTGTGAATTTTAAATATCCATTCTtgatataaatttcaaattgaaaatttgagtgAATTTGGAATCgtgattcaaatttgaatccaaatattttttggtaccaaacacaaaatttagaattaaagactcaattcaaatttaacaTCAATTCTATGGTACCAAACGGGTCCAAAAAAATTTGCTTAGCAATTATAaactcaaaaaccaaaatgtCTAACTCAAATCTAATCGAACTTGGTAGATTTTATTGTTGGATTTTTGGAATCAGATTCGATTTTGGTCATGCATAGTCGGTTAGTAGCTACTAGCTAGTGAAAAAAGGTTCAGAATGCATCATcttcacacacaaacaaaagGAATTaggaaagaaatgaaaatgtaaaatataacacaCTTACAATTAGTAAGCCTCACGAAACACATGAATTGGCCATTGCTGGTTAAGAATTACTAGTATacagtactagtatatattgaaattcataTATGATCCATCATTATTGAGACATACAAACTGTCTAATAGTCTGAAAAATGCTTAACACGACCAATTTCATGTTCAATGAGAGTCTTAATTTGTGGCACTCGGATTTTTGGTGATAGGCAGGTTTCCATCATAGCTGCACTGCGGTAGACCTTGATTTCTCAAGAGCCTAGGCCCCGTTGGCACACCTGTAGTTTTCGGGCGAATATCCTGCAAAGAAATACGTCCATCGTCCATGAAAAGTATGCAACATTCGATgtgcacatgttttaagaaaatattgttGGTAGATGCTAGTGGGACAAATTGCTAGAAAGACATTAAGTTTAGTCAATTTTTGGTCAATCTCAgcaacttttaaaaatagactatTATTTTCAGTGTATACTAGTAGTATGGCACCTGATCGAAAATAGCAATCGGAATTGCAAGGGTGGCGACAGCGTTAGGAGCGTCCACAATCCCCGAGATCCTTCCTTCGCACGGGCAGCACGACAGTAGAAGGTAGACCTGCTCTTTAGAGTATCCGAATCGGGAGAGATAATCAATGGCGTTGAGCACAGCGCGCTTGTAAGCAACGGAAGCATCAAGGTAGTGCTGCCTCCCGCTCTCGTCCACACTTATCCCCTCAAACACCAGCCATTCCGAGAATCTCGGCTCCACGGGACCTATCTCGAATATCGGATTCACATGCAATGCAGTTGGCCCCATCGGAGTTAAGTACTTTTTCATCCCATCCCTTATGATTTCACACCTAACACCATGAAACAGTTAAAACagagcttttttttttttggtgtgtatgaaaagatgaaaaaataagcTTACTTGAGCTCAAGAAAGCCACTCATCTCAATGGCGCCACAGAATGCTACTTCTCCATCTCCTTGTGAGAAATGCATGTCCCCGGTGCTTAGATTCGCGCCCTCCACGAATACAGGGAGGTACACCTTCGAACCTCTGCTCAGATTTTTTATGTCGCAGTTTCCTCCGTTTTCTCTTCCCGGAATCGTCCTCGCTGCCTCTCTTGCTATTCTTTCCCACTCCGGACTCCCTTCCTCGATCTACAAGTAACGCAACATATATGATTGCAAATTGTCCGTGCGTTCTCTTTAGTTGCAAATTTGTCGTaagaaaatgtgaagtaaaaATTCAGTGGTCCAGAcatattgaagaaaaaaagaaatttctgaatttctttccatataaatatttatattcactAAATGTCCGTTCtcaaatttgttaaattaacTATATAATTTTCTGGCTCCGCTCCTGCTAGATGGCATTGTGTACCTTGCCAAGAACACATCCGGTTGTGGATGGAAGGTTTGCAAGGGGACGCGAATGCAAAACCTCACACAGTTTGAAGGAGTGGAGGCCAGTTTCTTCGAGTTTTCTCTCCCTCTCGTTCCATATATTCAGCAATTCCATTGAAGGTGCAGTTCCGACTATACCGGGGTGTGTCAAACCCGGAAATCTTACACCTGAATAGTCCATATTAGTTAGTGTTTGCAACTTTCATGAGGTGCAAGTAATGAAATATGCATATTACCTGGAATATGAGGAGAGTAGGCATATATTCCTTCAAAATACCATATAGCTTTGGTTGCACAAGGGAAGTGGTCTGTGAGAAATCCTCCACCATTCTCCCTGTCGAAAATCGCAGTGAAACCCCATTCATCTCCTGGTAGAGGCCCCAAGTTGCATATCTCTACGGCGAGGAGGTCACCGGGCATGGCTGGATCCCCGTCCGCATCCACCACTCTAATTGGTCCACTTAGATAATGAACCTGAGATATATGTGTATGTTACTTGTGTGGCAATAAAAGTTAGTACTTGTGAGAATCCTAATTTGGTTGAGGAATGGAATTAGATTAGAGTCTTGATGCCTctgtattaaaatatagaaGGTCTTCACCATTTAAAATATGTACCGATCTTAAATGATGAGACATTTAATAGCAGACGAATAACTTATTTGGAATAAGTATTGTTTTTGGGGAGTGAGAAAGAGGGGTTAGAGGTAATGGGTAATTAAAGGATGATAGGGGTCAGATCTAGCCTGTTGAATCAGGTATCCGAacccgtacccgacccgacccgaTGCGATATTAGTTGATAGTCTAATGTTTGCATGTACATACACAAAATAGAAGTTGCACTTACAGTTGATAGGTCTAATGTTTTAACATCAATTGCAGAGTTATCATCAGAGATTGCCCCTGCTGTCCAATCCACCATCTCTACCCTAAAAACCACCCCGGTTTCGACCTCTGCGACCGGAGGTATCTCCGGGTGCCACCGGTTGTGAAGTGGCAGCTTCTGCTGGCATGGCTTCTTCTTTAAGTCTATTGGGACTAATAGTTTTGGAGTTGGAGGGGCCATGACTCATTAGGGGGTTGCTTCATTAAGTGTTGTTTGTTCACCTTATCTTATCATTTATGCTTTTGAGGAGAGTTTTTCAacatcaaaaaaaaatcttgaaacatactccatatatttatgaatagataattaatttgttgaatatgACTAGCTGACAAAAGAAGATGCAAATTTTCCGATGGTCCCTAATCCTATAGTTGTCTTCTCCTATTGTCAAATGATGTTGGCAACTTTTGGCAAGATGTATTTATCACTATGCACAGATATGATGGGATGTtcttgtaattgtaattttcttaatattattattattttcattatcaaTCATATGATGGTAAATTAATGgtaattataaaaagtaatttaaacGTATGAGTATCGTGTTTTAGGGAGTTGATTAGATTGTGATAGGGTTGAGACTTTTAAGTTGGGGTCGTTTTTACGTTAGTTAATGTCTATGTCAATGTGCTTTGGatttttcttccttctttttcttatttatggGTAGGTTTATCTACAAAATACATACATCAATAAAATGCTGAAAAGTTAAGGTGTATTTTGCGAATTTATAAAAGTTATATATGTAATAGTACTTTTTTATAGGTTGGGAACGTAATTAACTCCATCTTAgggtatataatatttatttttagcactttaaattattataggaATTGATGATTAGGATTATAAGTTCATGAATagaatatactcctataatttttcaaatttaactcTTATGAATAACATATTTAACAATAGAACATAGAGTGCAACATATTCCACGCAACATAGTTCTAAATGGACAGAATTGCAGAGAAATTTATATTGGCACATTGAATCTActtctaattaaattcaaagttTGTGAATCTCCTTTTggtcttaattaaaaaaaaatgggaaagaAGAATCTATAGTGGGATATATAGGAAAGTCcgccaacaaaaaaataaataatttaaaaattaattacagaTATATGAGAAACTCACAATAGAAGGATCTTGAAACTTGACGTCTTCAGCTGTAAACTCTTTAGTGATCCCGCCGCCGCTGAAATCCACCATCTCCACCCTGAAAAGTTCTCCGGCGCGGACCTGCGCCACCGGAGGTATCTCAGGGTGCCACCGGTTGTGCAAAGGCAGTTTTTGCTCCCTTGGCTTCTTCTTCACATCTATAGGCACAACCAATCTAGCACCATGATTACTCATTTTTACTATACTAAATTTCCACCTAAAATcgaatgttttgttttggaGAAATAGTAGTCATGCTTAAATCATTGGAATCTTGATTTATTCTTATCACTAGGAAACTTTTGACAATGACTGCCACCATGGAATTTTTAATCTTCTTGAAATGGACCACTAATTCCTTGATTGCACGTCCCTTTGTATACATCTCATAAAATTGATACGACAAAGATAGAAGATTAGCATGACCCTTGATTACGTACATAAATCCTAGGTACTTTTGGCTTAGCTTAAGCAGTTACCTTTCTCGAACAATAGTTATTATAATTGGATTGATAAACTTAAATTTGTCATTGGCTACATAGTAGAGACACTAGCCGAGTTGGGGTTAGGCTGGGCTAAGATATTCAAGGCCCAGTGGAATTTCAGGCTGAGCACTACAATTTTTGGCCCGATGAATTTTTGAGCCGGACCGACCCGGCCTAGTTTGAGGAAAGCCGGATTGAGCTCGGTTCGATGCAGCTCAGTTAGTTATACATTTTCATCGGGGATTCTACTAAATTCAGACTCCTATATTCATAATGTCATGAGATAACTGCCATAGAATAACTATTTTGTATCCCAACTTTGAGTAAAACGTATCAAGTACCAACCTTTAAACCATTTGCAAATTTAAACTCTCCAACattttttcgcaacccaatattcaaaactaattattcgagatatttatttcaaaaataaaaaatattcgaGATGAAGATTTTGATGTATGGTATATGATTCAATGTTTATTGGTGACTCGTTTAGCAAAATTCATTACTAaacaagtactccctccgtcccataatagatgtcacacttttccttttagtttgtcttaaaaaaatatcacatttcattttttgaaaaaagctctctctcacattaatataaatgtactattttctctttgaACCTAACATACAAAACAACATCACCTAAAATCACGTGTAAATCCTCAAGTGTGCCATTTGTTGTGGGATGAGACGGAAATGAGGGAGTACTAAACGTCATAAAACAAGTATTTCAAATCTAATAACaataaatcatttaaattAGCTCTCATCAATGTGATAGACATGTAAATAGTACAAGACGTTGATGGGTCCAGCCCCATTAAATTACGAAGTACTCCATTGACTATAATGgataaattttatcaaaagtGACTAAGCATGGATTTGCAAAAGCATTCCCAAATCTTTGCATTTAATTTGTAGGTGGAAAATGGGGATTTTTGCCTATTCATAGGCTCTGTTTCCTTCATTTGAAAAGTCACCagaaagaaatcaaaaccaatttaagagcatccacagcggtgtctcttatccgtctcttaactgtctcatctcttcactattcatgggccccactgtacttttcactccatctcttaactaagagatagCACCTACATcaatccatctcttaaccatctcatctcttaactattcattcaatttcatttttcatttttattttcaacaaatccaattaataaaaaacacacttcattaaataaaataaaattacaatttaaaatcctaaaaataaaaaaaatacataattaaaatcctaaaaaaataaaaacacacataattaaaattctaaaaaaaataaaaacacacgtaatttaaaatactagaaattaaaaacacttaaaaaactactccgccggcGAATCATCCCCCGAAGCCGGTGGCAGTGCACCCGGCTGAAGACCAAGTTGCCTTGCCATCGCCTGCATTCCGAGAACATGATGTTCGTATTGGGTAGGCGTCATCTTGGAAGTGTCAGCCATCGTGGAGAGCATGTATACGGACCACAGGGAAGTGTTCGAGCCCATGCCCGCGCCCGCCTGGCTCGATTCGCCCCGGctcttccccttccccttccctctccctctagccgccttcgccgccttggTCCCTTGCGGCCGACGTCGTGAACCGGAGGAGGAGCCACCGGCTTCAGTGGGCGTGTCCCCAGCCTCATGTGAGGCGTTGCCTGATCCGCCGCCCTCACTAGACGAGTAGCCACCCCCGTGTGCTTCGTACGTTTCGAGCTCGAGGACTGGACACCGCCAGCCCACCGATCTTCGTTTCTGACCAGCTGCCAAACATCGATATGTTTGAAATCTTTTTTGACGTCGTCTCTAAAGACGCGCATCGCCGCTCGCAGAATGTCGGCTTCGCTGGCTCCGCTTTGGTAATGCTTCGCTTCACCCCTGTAGACCGCGCAAAActttttgacatctttgtcAACCCGGTCCCAATGAGCGGGGAGCATCTTCACGGTGTGGGGGCGACTCCCCCTCGGCTTTGAATCTGTGTTGTAAAGCTCGGTGACCTTCTGCCAAAAGCacaatttgttttgttgattcccgacgaTAGGATCGCACGAGACGGTGAGCCAAGAGGTGTATAGAGCCATCGTCTCCTTGGAGCTGTATGGATGATGGCCTAGATCCTCAtccacctcctcctccaccggGGTCTCTTCGTCCTCGGTATCGCGGCTGGCGGAGCCTCTACCGCTGCTGAACGGAACGTATTCCGGAATGTGTTCTTCCTGAAAATTCTCCCTAATTTGGGACAATCCCTGCGTTGCCCTCGGAGGGGgggagggacgatagtatgcatccaGATCGAAATGTGGAGCTTGGTACGGCGACGGCGTCGTCGAGCCTTTGGTGCCCGGCGTTGACGAACGAGCCAGCGAGTTGTACATGCACCCCCAGTCGCCAAACGCGTTTAAATCGAAGCCGCCGGAGCCGCTGGAGTTTCCATCACCGGacatttttaaagaaattggAGAGGGAAAGAGAAGTGAATTGAGAAAAGAATAGATGTGGTGtttgtagtgtttgtgtgtggaATGGAGAATGAAAGAGAGTAGTGTGTATTTtatagaataagaaaaaagaaaaaaaaaaattattaccgTTGAAAAAAACGGTAATATTAccgttaattaaaaaaaaaatttaaatcgattttttttaaaaaaaaaaattaaaattaaaatcagatattcgacgcccactcgcggggtcagcgagtgggcgtcacgcaccAACAGCGACGTGCCACGTCGCCCAGCGCGTGGCGAGACCGTCTCGCCAGCTGCCTCGGCGAGACGGGACGCGGGACGGGCTCGGGACGAGACCTGGACGAGATGGACGCCACAGCAGCGTCTCGCCGGCGTCTCGTCTCTCTGAGACGAGACCGGGCTGAATTTGTCAGCcgctgtggatgctctaagagcaGAGCTTCTTCAAAGAAAAATTGCTCTTTGAGTATAGAGTAAGCGAGTGCAAAATTAGCATTACCATGGATGGCTAGGATTCCATGTAAAATAATTCCATCCAGATTATAAGTTGATATTTCACTCATTGTTTTTGGtgtatcataatattaacGTTTGTTTGGAAAAAAGGAATGTTAATTATATAGAGATGGTACTTGAAGTTACTCGctctttgatttttaaatttctctttAAAACCCTATCAATATGAAttaacaatatataattagaaatatatataaatttacaatatattttggaaTTATAATAATTCAGGATTGCAAACATATGATTTGGAAAAGTATGTGAACTTACATGTAATTATTGTGTAATCACCAACGACCGAATACAAGAATAGAGAACTTGGTGAATACACTCTGATTTttcaaatactagtaatatttaaatgtaaaacaaaaaaatttataactttatataTCAGATTATAAGTCTTTTGCATTATGTTGGTCATACTTAAGAATACATTATAGAGTTCACTAATATTGgatcttacttttttccaatacttattttaaatatgaatgaaaatgagttagaaaaaaaatcaataaaatgttatttcacatttttacacatagtataattttataatgaaatgtgaataaaataagttgaaatATTGATGAACCAATGAAATGATatgaaaattatcaaataatattattaataaatgtatGTACAATAATTTAAGTATAGGGTAATAAATTTGAatctcaaaaatcaaaataccaacaatattatactagtgacaaattataagcatttattttagaattctCTCGGACCCATTATTGTTGAGATGTTTCAGAGCaagaaattttctctaatagaAGGAAAATCTCAATGTAATCTACACATTGATACCTAtgattagggatgtcaattggaCTAACCCGTTC
The genomic region above belongs to Salvia hispanica cultivar TCC Black 2014 chromosome 3, UniMelb_Shisp_WGS_1.0, whole genome shotgun sequence and contains:
- the LOC125214856 gene encoding formamidase-like isoform X3, coding for MSNHGARLVVPIDVKKKPREQKLPLHNRWHPEIPPVAQVRAGELFRVEMVDFSGGGITKEFTAEDVKFQDPSIQKLPLHNRWHPEIPPVAEVETGVVFRVEMVDWTAGAISDDNSAIDVKTLDLSTVHYLSGPIRVVDADGDPAMPGDLLAVEICNLGPLPGDEWGFTAIFDRENGGGFLTDHFPCATKAIWYFEGIYAYSPHIPGVRFPGLTHPGIVGTAPSMELLNIWNERERKLEETGLHSFKLCEVLHSRPLANLPSTTGCVLGKIEEGSPEWERIAREAARTIPGRENGGNCDIKNLSRGSKVYLPVFVEGANLSTGDMHFSQGDGEVAFCGAIEMSGFLELKCEIIRDGMKKYLTPMGPTALHVNPIFEIGPVEPRFSEWLVFEGISVDESGRQHYLDASVAYKRAVLNAIDYLSRFGYSKEQVYLLLSCCPCEGRISGIVDAPNAVATLAIPIAIFDQDIRPKTTGVPTGPRLLRNQGLPQCSYDGNLPITKNPSATN
- the LOC125214856 gene encoding formamidase-like isoform X1; this encodes MSNHGARLVVPIDVKKKPREQKLPLHNRWHPEIPPVAQVRAGELFRVEMVDFSGGGITKEFTAEDVKFQDPSIVHYLSGPIRVVDADGDPAMPGDLLAVEICNLGPLPGDEWGFTAIFDRENGGGFLTDHFPCATKAIWYFEGIYAYSPHIPGVRFPGLTHPGIVGTAPSMELLNIWNERERKLEETGLHSFKLCEVLHSRPLANLPSTTGCVLGKIEEGSPEWERIAREAARTIPGRENGGNCDIKNLSRGSKVYLPVFVEGANLSTGDMHFSQGDGEVAFCGAIEMSGFLELKCEIIRDGMKKYLTPMGPTALHVNPIFEIGPVEPRFSEWLVFEGISVDESGRQHYLDASVAYKRAVLNAIDYLSRFGYSKEQVYLLLSCCPCEGRISGIVDAPNAVATLAIPIAIFDQDIRPKTTGVPTGPRLLRNQGLPQCSYDGNLPITKNPSATN
- the LOC125214856 gene encoding formamidase-like isoform X2, which translates into the protein MAPPTPKLLVPIDLKKKPCQQKLPLHNRWHPEIPPVAEVETGVVFRVEMVDWTAGAISDDNSAIDVKTLDLSTVHYLSGPIRVVDADGDPAMPGDLLAVEICNLGPLPGDEWGFTAIFDRENGGGFLTDHFPCATKAIWYFEGIYAYSPHIPGVRFPGLTHPGIVGTAPSMELLNIWNERERKLEETGLHSFKLCEVLHSRPLANLPSTTGCVLGKIEEGSPEWERIAREAARTIPGRENGGNCDIKNLSRGSKVYLPVFVEGANLSTGDMHFSQGDGEVAFCGAIEMSGFLELKCEIIRDGMKKYLTPMGPTALHVNPIFEIGPVEPRFSEWLVFEGISVDESGRQHYLDASVAYKRAVLNAIDYLSRFGYSKEQVYLLLSCCPCEGRISGIVDAPNAVATLAIPIAIFDQDIRPKTTGVPTGPRLLRNQGLPQCSYDGNLPITKNPSATN